From a single Nitrogeniibacter mangrovi genomic region:
- a CDS encoding DNA topoisomerase IV subunit B produces MASNKTYDESSFRVLKGLEPVRERPGMYTRTDSPAHIIQEVIDNAADEALAGQAKRISVTVYRDGAITVADDGRGIPVGLHPEEGVPVVVLAYTRLHAGGKFNKKEGNSAYAFSGGLHGVGVAVTNALSQRIEVEVKREGKVHRIVFAEGGEKIGPLEQIGECGQRNTGTTVKVWPDPKYFDVPRAPMAELERLLRSKAVLLPGVEVRLETEQPDGSLARKEWHYPGGLAQYLAEQAGDIDPVAPLFTGEKYAAADDEHFANGEGAAWAFGWFDPAIASESYVNLIPTVAGGTHESGLRAGVFEAVKSFIEHHALLPRGLKLQQDDVCNRMSFVLSARLLDPQFQGQVKEKLNSREAVKLVSGMVRDPFEIWLNNHVEAGKAIAELAIRAATARQKNAKKVEKKKSSGVAVLPGKLSDCESEDIDDNEIFLVEGDSAGGSAKLARNKETQAILPLRGKVLNSWEVDAGRLYANNEIHDIAVALGVDAHGPDEQPDLSGLRYGKVVIMSDADVDGAHIQTLLLTLFFRHFPRLIEQGHIYMAQPPLYRIDVPAQGKKRPARRLYALDDGELNAIRDRMVSEGFKPEAIEVGRFKGLGEMNPEQLRETTMDPATRRVLPVQVRPEAMEETVRLFTLLMGKGEASGRRAWMEEKGDTVEADI; encoded by the coding sequence ACAAGACTTACGACGAATCCTCATTCCGCGTCCTCAAGGGGCTCGAACCGGTCCGCGAACGACCGGGCATGTACACCCGCACCGACTCCCCCGCCCACATCATCCAGGAGGTGATCGACAACGCCGCCGACGAGGCGCTCGCCGGTCAGGCCAAGCGGATTTCGGTCACCGTCTATCGCGACGGCGCGATCACGGTGGCGGACGACGGGCGCGGCATTCCGGTCGGACTGCATCCGGAAGAAGGCGTGCCGGTGGTGGTGCTGGCCTATACCCGCCTGCACGCGGGCGGCAAGTTCAACAAGAAAGAAGGCAACTCGGCCTACGCCTTTTCCGGCGGCCTGCATGGGGTCGGCGTGGCGGTCACCAACGCGCTGTCGCAGCGCATCGAGGTCGAGGTCAAGCGCGAGGGCAAGGTGCATCGCATCGTCTTCGCCGAGGGCGGCGAGAAGATCGGCCCTTTGGAGCAGATCGGCGAATGCGGCCAGCGCAACACCGGCACCACCGTCAAGGTGTGGCCCGATCCCAAGTATTTCGACGTCCCCCGTGCGCCCATGGCCGAGCTGGAGCGCCTGCTGCGCTCCAAGGCGGTGCTGCTGCCGGGCGTGGAAGTGCGCCTGGAGACAGAACAGCCCGACGGCAGCCTCGCGCGCAAGGAATGGCACTACCCGGGCGGCCTGGCGCAGTACCTGGCCGAGCAGGCCGGCGACATCGACCCGGTGGCGCCGCTGTTCACCGGCGAGAAGTATGCCGCCGCCGATGACGAGCACTTCGCCAACGGCGAAGGCGCCGCCTGGGCCTTCGGCTGGTTCGATCCGGCGATCGCCTCCGAATCCTATGTGAACCTCATCCCGACAGTGGCCGGCGGCACCCACGAATCCGGCCTGCGCGCCGGCGTGTTCGAGGCGGTCAAGAGCTTCATCGAACATCATGCGCTGCTGCCGCGCGGGCTCAAGCTGCAGCAGGACGACGTGTGCAACCGCATGAGCTTCGTGCTCTCGGCGCGCCTGCTCGACCCGCAGTTCCAGGGCCAGGTGAAGGAGAAGCTCAATTCCCGCGAGGCGGTCAAGCTCGTCTCCGGCATGGTGCGCGACCCCTTCGAAATCTGGCTCAACAACCATGTGGAGGCCGGCAAGGCCATTGCGGAGCTGGCGATCCGCGCCGCCACCGCCCGACAGAAGAACGCCAAGAAGGTGGAGAAGAAGAAGTCCTCAGGCGTCGCCGTGCTGCCGGGCAAGCTGTCGGACTGCGAGAGCGAGGACATCGACGACAACGAGATCTTCCTGGTGGAGGGCGATTCGGCCGGCGGCAGCGCCAAGCTGGCCCGCAACAAGGAGACCCAGGCCATCCTGCCGCTGCGCGGCAAGGTGCTCAACAGCTGGGAGGTGGACGCCGGCCGCCTCTACGCCAACAACGAGATCCACGACATCGCCGTGGCCCTGGGCGTGGACGCCCACGGCCCGGACGAACAGCCCGATCTCTCCGGCCTGCGCTATGGCAAGGTGGTGATCATGTCGGACGCCGACGTGGACGGCGCCCACATCCAGACCCTGCTGCTGACCCTGTTCTTCCGCCATTTCCCGCGGCTCATCGAACAGGGCCACATCTACATGGCGCAACCGCCGCTGTACCGCATCGACGTACCCGCCCAGGGCAAGAAGCGGCCGGCCCGCCGGCTGTATGCGCTGGACGACGGCGAGCTCAACGCGATCCGCGACCGCATGGTGAGCGAAGGCTTCAAGCCCGAAGCCATCGAGGTGGGCCGCTTCAAGGGCCTGGGCGAAATGAACCCGGAGCAGTTGCGCGAGACCACCATGGACCCGGCCACCCGCCGCGTGCTGCCGGTGCAGGTGCGCCCCGAGGCCATGGAGGAGACCGTCCGCCTGTTCACCCTGCTCATGGGCAAGGGCGAAGCCTCGGGCCGACGCGCCTGGATGGAAGAGAAAGGCGATACGGTCGAAGCCGACATTTGA